A part of Doryrhamphus excisus isolate RoL2022-K1 chromosome 8, RoL_Dexc_1.0, whole genome shotgun sequence genomic DNA contains:
- the trim59 gene encoding tripartite motif-containing protein 59, protein MDTLEEDLTCSVCYSLFSDPRVLPCSHTFCKGCLDNVLQASVNYSVWRTLHHPLKCPICRSVVELTNVDTLPTNVPLQAIIEKYQRESEPRRPLCPEHFRQPLNMYCTQDRQLICGLCLTVGRHQGHVIDDLQAAFNREKQTPSLLLARLSEKRWTTMCELGEQLEQEKARCESLVKKDQQEVVQFFHKLDAVLARKRQAYQEVLDKASAEVSRAYDPLLLRVKELQEEHLDLVSLASSVEEEDSPLVFLEKVHFFRERVDKFTNASLPSALNLSVTPRAAEYLQQHWPAVTLGGLDEAPVPKVCCCARCGSVAAEAPKAPSVGSVQDSRFKAVLVMLLLVLVASLGVAQFHQGLCSEFLPSFWAWVESPYMGMQAFVQTWCCHVSSVGELFLKQMTTFLSNLTSPMDLSVLFTS, encoded by the exons ATGGACACGCTTGAGGAGGACTTGACGTGTTCCGTGTGTTACTCCCTGTTTTCCGACCCGCGTGTCCTCCCGTGCTCGCACACCTTCTGCAAGGGCTGCCTGGACAATGTGCTCCAGGCGTCGGTCAACTACTCCGTCTGGCGTACGCTCCACCATCCGCTGAAATGCCCCATCTGTCGCAGTGTGGTGGAGCTGACGAACGTGGACACGCTTCCCACCAACGTGCCTCTGCAGGCCATCATCGAGAAG TACCAGAGGGAGAGCGAGCCCAGACGCCCCTTGTGTCCGGAGCACTTCAGGCAGCCCCTCAACATGTACTGCACGCAGGACCGCCAGCTCATCTGTGGCTTGTGTCTGACTGTGGGTCGGCACCAGGGCCACGTCATTGATGACCTGCAGGCGGCGTTCAACAGAGAGAAGCAGACCCCCTCCCTCCTGCTGGCCCGACTCTCTGAGAAGAGATGGACAACG ATGTGTGAGCTTGGTGAGCAGCTGGAGCAGGAGAAAGCTCGTTGCGAGAGTCTGGTGAAGAAGGACCAACAGGAAGTCGTTCAGTTCTTTCACAAGCTGGACGCGGTGCTGGCCAGGAAGAGACAAGCCTACCAAGAAGTTCTGGATAAAGCCTCGGCCGAGGTGTCCCGGGCCTACGACCCTCTGCTCCTTAGGGTCAAGGAGCTCCAG GAGGAACATCTGGACCTGGTGTCCTTGGCCTCGTCTGTCGAGGAGGAGGATTCGCCACTGGTCTTCTTGGAGAAGGTGCATTTCTTCAGAGAGCGAGTGGACAAGTTCACCAACGCCAGTCTGCCCTCCGCCCTAAACCTCTCGGTCACGCCTCGTGCGGCCGAGTACCTGCAGCAGCACTGGCCCGCCGTCACTCTGGGTGGTCTGGATGAGGCGCCCGTCCCCAAGGTGTGCTGCTGCGCACGATGTGGCAGCGTGGCTGCCGAGGCTCCCAAGGCCCCGTCTGTAGGCTCGGTGCAAGATTCGCGGTTTAAAGCGGTATTGGTGATGTTGCTTCTTGTCCTGGTGGCATCGCTCGGTGTCGCTCAGTTCCATCAGGGCTTGTGCAGTGAGTTCCTCCCATCCTTCTGGGCCTGGGTGGAATCACCTTACATGGGGATGCAGGCCTTTGTGCAAACATGGTGCTGTCACGTCTCCTCTGTGGGAGAACTGTTCCTTAAGCAGATGACCACCTTCCTCTCAAATCTCACATCACCCATGGACCTCAGTGTTTTATTTACAAGTTGA